The following are from one region of the Phormidium sp. PBR-2020 genome:
- the avd gene encoding diversity-generating retroelement protein Avd — MSELSIIQKTYDLVKWYIPILNRLPRSHKFTLGERMITGLYEFLEGLIVVQYSSKKFAQLKTLNGKLDVLRYQTRLLVDFGLMDEKRYAYVTQLLVEIGNELGGWIKQQNQREQR; from the coding sequence ATGTCCGAACTCTCGATTATCCAAAAAACCTACGACCTTGTGAAGTGGTATATTCCAATTCTAAATCGGTTGCCTCGCAGTCATAAGTTCACCTTAGGAGAGCGAATGATTACAGGTTTGTACGAGTTCCTGGAAGGTTTAATTGTTGTCCAATATTCCAGCAAAAAATTCGCGCAGCTCAAGACGCTCAATGGTAAATTAGATGTCTTGCGCTATCAAACTCGGTTACTGGTGGATTTTGGGTTGATGGACGAAAAACGCTACGCCTATGTCACGCAACTGCTGGTTGAAATTGGTAATGAGTTAGGTGGTTGGATTAAACAGCAAAATCAACGAGAACAACGATGA
- a CDS encoding RNA-directed DNA polymerase — protein sequence MKRYGNLYPSITDFSNLLAAARQAQRSKRFRDSVLSFNYHLESNLLQLQQELQAKTYQPGEYRTFEIFEPKRRLISAAPYRDRVVHHALCNVIVPIFQRTFIGTSYANRVGFGSHRALQKFVGYARSNRYVLQCDIRRYFPSIDLEILKSQIRRKVKCRDTLWLIDTIIDNSNNNHGNHSTSFQEANLDYFPGDDLLTPLQRPKGLPIGNLTSQFFANVYLNGFDHFVKEELNLKAYLRYVDDFALFADDPVFLAECREAIETYLIQLRLTIHPIKSQLSQTHHGASFLGFRVLPDRIRVRNHNLQRGRKRLQKLQAGYLSGQLSEDDLCQSLQSWVAHLEHGDTWRLRQAIFKDWAGPLPESLVAKLTTPN from the coding sequence ATGAAACGTTATGGCAATCTCTATCCAAGCATTACCGATTTTTCTAACTTGCTGGCGGCGGCTCGGCAAGCTCAGAGAAGTAAGCGATTTCGTGACTCAGTTTTGAGTTTTAACTATCATTTAGAATCGAACCTTTTACAGTTACAGCAAGAGCTACAAGCTAAAACTTATCAGCCAGGAGAGTATCGCACCTTTGAGATTTTCGAGCCGAAACGTCGTTTAATTTCAGCAGCACCTTACCGCGATCGCGTTGTTCACCACGCTTTATGCAACGTCATTGTGCCAATCTTTCAACGCACCTTTATCGGTACATCTTACGCCAATCGAGTGGGCTTTGGCAGCCACCGCGCTCTACAAAAATTCGTAGGTTATGCGCGGTCTAATCGTTATGTTTTGCAATGCGATATTCGTCGATATTTTCCAAGTATTGACCTAGAAATCTTAAAATCTCAAATTCGTCGAAAAGTAAAATGTCGCGATACACTGTGGCTGATTGATACTATTATTGACAATAGCAACAACAATCATGGCAATCATAGTACGAGCTTTCAGGAGGCGAACCTTGACTATTTTCCAGGGGACGATCTCTTAACGCCACTCCAACGTCCTAAGGGTCTGCCCATTGGCAATCTCACCAGTCAGTTTTTTGCCAATGTTTATCTCAACGGATTCGACCATTTTGTCAAAGAAGAACTCAACCTGAAAGCCTATCTACGCTACGTCGATGATTTCGCGCTGTTTGCAGATGACCCTGTGTTTTTAGCCGAATGCCGAGAAGCCATTGAAACATATCTCATCCAACTTCGCCTAACCATTCATCCCATCAAAAGTCAACTGTCTCAAACCCATCATGGAGCCAGTTTTTTGGGATTTCGCGTCTTACCTGATCGCATTCGTGTCCGCAACCACAACCTGCAACGGGGACGGAAACGCTTGCAGAAACTCCAAGCGGGATATCTCAGCGGACAACTTTCTGAAGATGACCTGTGCCAGTCCCTACAAAGCTGGGTTGCTCACCTCGAACACGGCGATACCTGGCGACTGCGACAAGCCATCTTCAAGGATTGGGCAGGACCCTTGCCAGAATCCCTGGTCGCCAAGCTAACGACACCGAACTAA
- a CDS encoding formylglycine-generating enzyme family protein, which yields MSERTVPSPGNLVIHRQRRRGRYWREPLGNGADLEMVLVPGGEFWMGSPEDELDRYDDEGPRHRVRVPTFLMGKYPVTQAQWRAVAALPQVEQALKPDPSRFKGANRPVEQVSWDDAVEFCRRLSQHSGRNYRLPSEAEWEYACRAGTSTPFHFGETITTDLANYRGTDNKERDWSGSYGPGPKGEYREQTTEVGSFLANGFGLYDMHGNVWEWCADDWHDNYEGAPNDASAWVNENRTETQKVLRGGSWYNNPRICRSAIRNSNSPDFADNSFGFRVACAASRTLP from the coding sequence ATGTCCGAGCGAACTGTCCCATCTCCAGGAAACCTCGTCATCCATCGCCAACGGCGGCGGGGACGCTACTGGCGAGAACCCTTGGGAAACGGTGCGGATTTGGAGATGGTGCTGGTTCCAGGGGGTGAGTTCTGGATGGGGTCCCCAGAAGACGAGTTAGACCGTTATGACGATGAAGGTCCCCGCCACCGCGTCAGGGTTCCGACGTTCCTGATGGGGAAATACCCCGTGACCCAGGCTCAGTGGCGAGCCGTGGCGGCATTGCCTCAGGTCGAACAAGCCTTAAAGCCAGACCCTTCAAGGTTCAAAGGCGCGAACCGTCCAGTGGAGCAAGTATCGTGGGACGATGCGGTGGAGTTTTGTCGGCGACTCTCGCAACATAGCGGGCGAAACTACCGACTTCCGAGTGAGGCGGAATGGGAATATGCCTGTCGCGCAGGAACGTCCACCCCCTTCCACTTTGGCGAGACCATAACGACTGACCTGGCAAATTACCGGGGAACGGATAACAAGGAGCGCGATTGGTCGGGGTCTTACGGACCCGGACCGAAGGGGGAGTACCGAGAGCAAACGACAGAGGTGGGCAGTTTTCTCGCCAATGGCTTTGGACTCTATGATATGCACGGCAATGTCTGGGAGTGGTGTGCGGATGATTGGCATGACAATTACGAAGGAGCGCCCAACGACGCTAGCGCCTGGGTTAATGAAAATCGTACAGAAACTCAAAAAGTGCTGCGTGGCGGCTCCTGGTACAACAATCCGAGGATCTGTCGCTCTGCCATCCGCAACAGCAATTCGCCCGACTTCGCCGACAACTCCTTCGGCTTTCGGGTTGCGTGCGCGGCGTCCAGGACTCTTCCTTAG
- a CDS encoding adenylate/guanylate cyclase domain-containing protein has translation MVWVNLRKQIQPYWSQWQGILMAGPGVAVILLLLRGLGLLQPLEWATYDRFLLLRPESPRDDRILIVGVTETDLERWGSPFSDETLATLLETLEDADPRAIGLDFYRNLPVEPGHDRLVELFETSDRIIGIEKQVPDQQGGRIGPPPVLAERGLVGVNDVPVDGDGRLRRALLFLTDDEGNSRPSLGFLLAWMYLQQERQFDPEAQVHPQYLQLGRRVFYPFEANDGGYVRADAGGYQILLNFRGGPGSFEMVSLAEVLDGEVSPERIRDRVVLIGPLAPSLNDFFYTPYSQNLWGGLLEGPDRMSGVEFQAHLTSQVISAALDDRPLIRVWPSLWEAVWILVWTSVAAVLYWRLRQSRGGLLVLVGGWILLGLLGYGAFLWAWWIPVTVPMLGLGGGAIVMTNYVARLEREDRQLMMHLFGRHVTSTVAEEIWRQRHELLREGRLPGRRATATVLFTDIKNFSTLAEQIDAEPLMRWLNEYMEEMAEVVLHHEGAIDKFIGDSVMAVFGVPLLREEEQEIARDAIAAVRCALDMAETLRQLNGRWQKQGQPIISMRVGIATGPVVVGSLGSSQREDYTIIGDSVNVAARLESFDKSVEGGLCRILMSESTYRYVQGQFPVELLGNVLLKGRQKPAKIYQVRSEPAVSEED, from the coding sequence ATGGTTTGGGTCAATCTCCGTAAGCAAATCCAGCCTTACTGGTCTCAATGGCAAGGGATTCTCATGGCTGGGCCTGGCGTTGCCGTCATTTTACTGCTTTTACGGGGGTTGGGTTTATTACAACCTCTAGAATGGGCCACCTATGATCGCTTCTTGCTGTTGCGTCCTGAGAGTCCCCGAGATGACCGCATTCTCATTGTCGGGGTGACGGAAACGGATTTGGAACGCTGGGGGTCACCGTTTAGTGATGAGACGTTAGCCACCCTTTTGGAAACTTTAGAAGATGCGGACCCCCGGGCCATTGGTTTAGACTTTTACCGCAATCTCCCCGTTGAACCCGGACATGATCGTCTAGTTGAGCTGTTTGAAACCTCGGATCGGATTATCGGTATTGAGAAACAGGTACCGGACCAACAGGGGGGGCGAATTGGTCCTCCACCGGTTTTGGCGGAGCGGGGACTGGTGGGGGTCAATGATGTTCCGGTGGATGGGGATGGGCGACTGCGACGAGCGTTGTTGTTTTTAACGGATGATGAGGGCAATTCTCGCCCCAGTTTAGGGTTTCTGTTGGCTTGGATGTATTTACAGCAGGAGCGCCAGTTTGACCCAGAGGCCCAAGTCCATCCTCAGTATTTGCAGTTGGGGCGGCGGGTGTTTTATCCCTTTGAGGCCAATGATGGGGGCTATGTGCGGGCCGATGCGGGGGGCTATCAGATTTTGCTGAATTTCCGGGGGGGACCGGGGTCGTTTGAGATGGTTTCTCTGGCGGAGGTGCTCGATGGAGAGGTCAGTCCTGAACGAATCCGCGATCGCGTGGTTTTGATTGGTCCGCTGGCCCCGAGTCTCAATGATTTTTTCTACACTCCCTATAGTCAGAACCTCTGGGGGGGATTACTCGAGGGTCCTGATCGCATGAGTGGGGTGGAGTTTCAGGCCCATCTCACCAGTCAGGTGATTAGTGCGGCCCTGGATGATCGCCCCTTAATTCGCGTTTGGCCGTCCCTTTGGGAGGCGGTCTGGATTTTGGTTTGGACTTCGGTGGCGGCGGTTCTCTATTGGCGCTTGCGTCAGAGTCGTGGGGGGCTGTTGGTGTTGGTGGGAGGGTGGATTCTCCTGGGCTTACTGGGCTATGGGGCGTTTTTGTGGGCCTGGTGGATTCCGGTGACGGTTCCTATGTTGGGACTGGGAGGTGGGGCGATCGTGATGACCAACTATGTGGCTCGGTTGGAACGGGAGGACCGACAGTTGATGATGCACTTGTTTGGTCGTCATGTCACCTCAACGGTGGCGGAGGAAATTTGGCGACAACGCCATGAATTGTTACGGGAGGGGCGTTTACCGGGGCGACGGGCCACGGCGACGGTGTTGTTTACGGATATTAAGAATTTCAGTACCTTAGCCGAACAGATTGACGCCGAACCCCTGATGCGCTGGCTCAATGAGTATATGGAGGAGATGGCGGAGGTGGTGTTACACCATGAGGGGGCCATTGATAAGTTTATTGGTGACTCGGTGATGGCGGTGTTTGGGGTGCCGCTGTTACGGGAGGAGGAGCAGGAGATTGCCAGGGATGCGATCGCGGCGGTACGCTGTGCTTTGGATATGGCGGAGACCTTGCGCCAGTTGAACGGACGTTGGCAGAAGCAGGGCCAGCCGATTATTTCCATGCGGGTAGGAATTGCCACGGGCCCAGTGGTGGTGGGCAGTTTGGGCAGTTCTCAGCGGGAGGATTACACGATTATTGGCGATAGTGTGAATGTGGCGGCTCGCTTGGAGAGTTTTGATAAGTCGGTGGAGGGGGGACTCTGCCGGATTTTGATGAGTGAGTCCACCTACCGCTATGTTCAGGGGCAGTTTCCGGTGGAACTTCTGGGTAATGTGTTGCTCAAGGGGCGACAAAAGCCAGCGAAGATTTACCAGGTGCGTTCTGAGCCGGCGGTGTCAGAGGAGGACTAG
- a CDS encoding MotA/TolQ/ExbB proton channel family protein, which translates to MNILELFEKGGIAMIPLLVLSVLSIATIFERLWFWARVLPKERALVNRVLETAEQDWDLAAEVARQGRSSPIARFLYAPLQLQEPEPELFQLALEASADEELANMRRGDKILEGVIAIAPLLGLLGTVLGLIESLGSISIGDLGTTATEGVTQGIGESLISTATGLIVAIISLSFYRLFQGFVVNQAKVFRKSGNALELCYRQFWSQRQRQPQDGDSQNDPDKPTLKPDLDLKPAAVADRPASDPSKADEDGSPETPSDNNADSNS; encoded by the coding sequence GTGAATATCCTAGAACTGTTTGAGAAAGGCGGGATCGCCATGATTCCGCTGCTAGTATTGTCGGTATTATCGATCGCCACCATTTTTGAGCGGTTGTGGTTTTGGGCCCGCGTCCTCCCGAAAGAGCGAGCCTTAGTCAATCGCGTCTTGGAAACGGCCGAACAGGATTGGGACCTGGCCGCCGAAGTGGCTCGTCAGGGGCGATCGAGTCCCATTGCTCGTTTTCTCTATGCTCCCCTTCAACTTCAGGAGCCGGAACCCGAGCTGTTTCAATTAGCCTTAGAAGCCTCAGCGGATGAAGAACTAGCCAATATGCGGCGGGGGGACAAAATTTTAGAAGGGGTCATTGCGATCGCCCCCCTACTCGGCTTACTGGGAACAGTTTTAGGTTTAATCGAATCCCTCGGCTCCATCAGTATCGGCGATTTAGGCACCACCGCCACGGAAGGGGTGACTCAGGGGATTGGTGAATCTCTCATTAGCACCGCCACGGGCTTAATTGTCGCTATTATTAGCCTCAGCTTCTACCGCCTCTTTCAAGGCTTTGTCGTCAACCAAGCCAAAGTCTTTCGTAAAAGTGGCAACGCCTTAGAACTCTGCTATCGCCAGTTTTGGTCTCAACGCCAACGCCAGCCTCAGGATGGGGACTCTCAGAATGACCCAGACAAGCCGACCCTCAAGCCTGATTTAGACTTAAAACCCGCAGCCGTCGCCGATCGCCCGGCCTCAGACCCCTCGAAAGCCGATGAGGATGGCTCACCCGAGACCCCCTCAGACAATAACGCTGACTCCAACTCCTAA